A DNA window from Syngnathus typhle isolate RoL2023-S1 ecotype Sweden linkage group LG2, RoL_Styp_1.0, whole genome shotgun sequence contains the following coding sequences:
- the atp5f1e gene encoding ATP synthase subunit epsilon, mitochondrial, producing the protein MVAYWRQAGLSYIRFSAICANAVRAALKPQVKAEAMKAAEASVKIVKPKSA; encoded by the exons ATGGTGGCCTACTGGAGACAAGCAGGACTCAG CTACATCCGCTTTTCGGCTATATGCGCCAACGCAGTGCGGGCCGCCCTCAAGCCGCAGGTGAAAGCTGAAGCGATGAAGGCGGCCGAGGCCAGCGTCAAAATAGTTAAGCCCAAATCAGCAT GA
- the LOC133145274 gene encoding PRELI domain containing protein 3B-like, which produces MKIWTSEHIFNHPWETVTKAAMQKYPNPMNPNVFGVDVLDRRVDTEGRLHSKRLLSTEWGLPAIAKSIIGLTRTCTYVQEHSVVDPKQKTFELKSTNISFTNLVSVDEKLTYKPHPQDADKTVLTQEALISVKGVSLSSYLEGLMANSMSVNAGKGREAMEWVIRRLNTEIEELAATARGAIRAPMAAAVADK; this is translated from the exons ATGAAGATCTGGACGTCAGAGCACATTTTCAA TCACCCATGGGAGACTGTGACAAAGGCAGCAATGCAGAAGTACCCCAACCCCATGAACCCAAACGTGTTTGGTGTGGATGTCCTGGACAGACGTGTGGACACAGAGGGACGGTTGCATAGTAAAAGACTGCTCAGCACAGAGTGGGGTCTTCCCGCCATTGCCAAATCC ATCATTGGTCTAACAAGAACATGCACTTATGTCCAAGAACATTCAGTGGTGGATCCCAAACAGAAGACATTTGAGCTCAAATCTACAAAT ATCTCCTTCACTAACTTGGTGTCCGTGGATGAGAAGCTGACGTATAAGCCTCATCCCCAGGATGCCGACAA AACGGTGCTGACCCAGGAGGCTCTGATCAGTGTGAAAGGTGTCAGCCTGAGCAGCTATCTCGAGGGCCTCATGGCCAACTCCATGTCTGTCAACGCTGGCAAG GGCCGCGAGGCGATGGAGTGGGTTATCCGGCGCTTAAACACGGAAATCGAGGAGCTGGCAGCCACAGCTCGCGGCGCCATACGTGCACCCATGGCGGCGGCTGTTGCGGACAAATGA